A window of the Polaribacter batillariae genome harbors these coding sequences:
- a CDS encoding asparagine synthetase B, protein MSNDNQKNHLKAYGIVYFSLEAGLKSKWLLNYDGGAFLIENNKIVENECKIRGVSYQVISDAKAQIILQQIAAPSSNQDAVTLEKAPKIAVYSPKDKMPWDDAVTMVLTYAEIPFDVIYDKEVLEDKLLIYEWLHLHHEDFTGQYGRFYGSFRTAPWYIEGKQSAEKLAKELGFTKVSQEKLAVAKKIRDYVIGGGFMFAMCSATDSFDIALSAEGIDIVEAMFDGDATTPNYQSKINFNKTFAFKNFELIRNPTTYEFSTIDMTRKRKIPKTSDYFSLVEFSAKWDPIPTMLTQNHTVLVKGFMGQTTSFDRNTVKSNVLVLGENKVNREARYIHGTKGKGMFTFYGGHDPEDYTHRVGDPKTELDLHPTSPGYRLILNNVLFPAAKKKKQKT, encoded by the coding sequence ATGAGTAACGATAATCAAAAAAACCATTTAAAAGCATACGGAATCGTATATTTTTCTTTAGAAGCAGGTTTAAAATCGAAATGGTTATTAAATTACGATGGAGGTGCATTTTTAATAGAAAACAATAAAATTGTAGAAAACGAATGCAAAATTCGAGGCGTTTCTTATCAAGTAATTTCTGATGCAAAAGCACAAATTATCTTGCAACAAATTGCTGCTCCTAGTTCCAATCAAGATGCTGTAACTTTAGAAAAAGCTCCAAAAATTGCAGTTTATTCTCCAAAAGACAAAATGCCTTGGGACGATGCTGTAACCATGGTGTTAACCTATGCAGAAATTCCTTTCGATGTAATTTACGACAAAGAAGTTTTAGAAGATAAATTATTAATTTACGAATGGTTGCATTTGCATCACGAAGATTTTACAGGACAATATGGTCGCTTTTATGGATCTTTTAGAACTGCACCTTGGTATATAGAAGGCAAACAGAGCGCCGAAAAATTAGCAAAAGAATTAGGTTTTACTAAAGTTTCTCAAGAAAAATTAGCAGTTGCCAAAAAAATTAGAGATTATGTTATTGGAGGAGGATTTATGTTTGCCATGTGTTCTGCAACCGATAGTTTCGATATTGCATTATCTGCAGAAGGTATAGACATTGTAGAAGCCATGTTCGATGGAGATGCTACAACCCCCAATTATCAATCAAAAATTAATTTTAATAAAACATTCGCCTTTAAAAATTTCGAATTAATTCGAAATCCAACAACATACGAATTTTCGACCATAGATATGACTCGAAAACGTAAAATACCAAAAACATCCGATTATTTTTCTTTGGTAGAATTTTCGGCAAAATGGGATCCAATACCAACCATGTTAACACAAAATCATACAGTTTTAGTAAAAGGTTTTATGGGGCAAACCACTTCTTTCGATAGAAATACCGTAAAAAGTAATGTATTGGTTTTAGGAGAAAATAAAGTAAATAGAGAAGCACGTTATATCCATGGAACCAAAGGAAAAGGAATGTTTACCTTTTATGGAGGTCATGATCCAGAAGACTATACCCATAGAGTTGGCGACCCAAAAACAGAGTTAGATCTGCATCCAACCTCACCAGGTTATCGTTTAATTTTAAACAATGTTTTGTTTCCTGCAGCCAAAAAAAAGAAGCAAAAAACGTAA
- the dnaB gene encoding replicative DNA helicase: MEKTNAVAGKKIDKARIISLEKGKIPPQAMELEEAVLGAMMIDKKGIDDVIDILSADAFYDAKHQEIYATIYELFQNSEPIDLLTVSNLLKKNGKLEFVGGDFFLIRLTQKVASSAHIEFHARIILQKYIQRKLISISSEIIENAYDDSTDVFDLLDDAEGKLFEVTQGNLKKSSEDAGSLVKQALRKIQEIGNKEGMSGLATGFTKLDALTSGWQPSDLVIIAARPGMGKTAFVISMAKNMAIDFNHGVAIFSLEMSSVQLITRMISSETGLTSEKLRKGNLEPHEWEQLNVKVKRLSDAPIFIDDTPSLSIFDLRAKARRLVSQHNVKIIVIDYLQLMTAGGKAGGNREQEISMISRNLKALAKELSVPVIALSQLSRAVETRGGSKRPLLSDLRESGAIEQDADIVSFIFRPEYYGMTEWDDDEHTPCEGQGEFIVAKHRNGGLDNIRLKFTGHLAKFSDLEEGFSSEFQSSMNANFPEDPFSGDGGVDPKDAFDLKSDDFNNENLDENGLPF; encoded by the coding sequence ATGGAAAAAACGAATGCAGTTGCAGGAAAAAAAATAGATAAAGCAAGAATTATTAGTCTTGAAAAAGGCAAAATTCCTCCACAGGCAATGGAATTGGAAGAAGCTGTTTTAGGAGCAATGATGATTGATAAAAAAGGAATTGACGATGTTATTGACATTTTAAGTGCAGATGCTTTTTACGACGCCAAACATCAAGAAATTTATGCAACGATTTACGAATTATTTCAAAATTCGGAACCAATTGACTTGTTAACAGTCTCTAACTTGCTAAAAAAGAATGGAAAGTTAGAATTTGTTGGTGGCGATTTCTTTTTAATTCGGTTAACACAAAAAGTAGCCTCTTCTGCACACATCGAATTTCATGCAAGAATTATTCTTCAAAAATACATACAACGTAAATTAATTTCGATTTCTAGTGAAATTATAGAAAATGCTTACGACGATAGCACAGATGTTTTCGATTTATTAGATGATGCAGAAGGAAAACTGTTCGAAGTTACGCAAGGAAACTTAAAGAAAAGTTCAGAAGATGCAGGTTCGTTAGTAAAACAAGCTTTAAGAAAAATTCAGGAAATTGGAAACAAAGAAGGAATGTCTGGTTTGGCAACAGGTTTTACCAAATTAGATGCATTAACTTCTGGTTGGCAACCATCAGACTTGGTAATTATAGCGGCAAGACCAGGTATGGGAAAAACGGCATTTGTAATTTCGATGGCTAAAAATATGGCCATTGATTTTAACCATGGAGTTGCGATATTCTCTTTAGAGATGTCTTCTGTTCAGTTAATTACACGTATGATTTCTTCGGAAACCGGTTTAACTTCAGAAAAACTAAGAAAAGGAAATTTAGAACCACATGAGTGGGAACAACTAAATGTAAAGGTTAAAAGATTATCAGATGCACCTATTTTTATAGACGATACACCTTCTTTATCTATTTTCGATTTACGTGCAAAAGCACGAAGACTGGTTTCGCAACACAACGTAAAAATTATTGTAATCGATTATTTACAATTAATGACGGCTGGAGGAAAAGCAGGTGGCAACCGTGAACAAGAAATTTCTATGATTTCGAGAAACTTAAAAGCATTGGCGAAAGAATTGTCTGTACCAGTAATAGCTCTTTCTCAATTATCGCGTGCTGTAGAAACACGTGGAGGCTCTAAAAGACCTTTATTATCTGACTTACGTGAATCTGGAGCAATTGAGCAAGATGCAGATATTGTGTCGTTTATTTTTCGTCCAGAATATTATGGAATGACAGAATGGGATGATGATGAACATACACCTTGTGAAGGACAAGGAGAATTTATCGTTGCAAAACACAGAAATGGAGGTTTGGATAATATTCGTTTAAAATTTACAGGACATTTGGCAAAATTCTCTGATTTAGAAGAAGGATTTAGCAGTGAATTCCAGTCTTCTATGAATGCAAATTTCCCTGAAGATCCATTTTCAGGAGATGGAGGTGTAGATCCAAAAGATGCTTTTGATTTAAAGTCAGATGACTTTAATAATGAAAATTTAGATGAAAATGGATTGCCTTTTTAA